One window from the genome of Amaranthus tricolor cultivar Red isolate AtriRed21 chromosome 9, ASM2621246v1, whole genome shotgun sequence encodes:
- the LOC130824120 gene encoding transcription factor HEC3-like, giving the protein MDDYHHHEHHPPHHHHHHQHNNHNHNHDHDHDHVLPPHPHIHIHDQVWSTHCNHPTPHPYPPSIIQTLNPPSFIMKPSLLQHQILEENKYKHELEEEKEEELGAMKEMMYRIAVMQPVDIDPATIRKPKRRNVRISNDPQSVAARHRREKISEKIRILQRLVPGGIKMDTASMLEEAICYVKFLKRQIRQLQSGSGSSIHLPDPVPDYPATQWSPLVPLGSGSSKLVLSRDEGMIFEQHGGNQIDV; this is encoded by the exons ATGGATGATTATCATCATCATGAGCACCATCCTcctcaccatcatcatcatcatcaacataatAACCATAACCATAACCATGACCATGACCATGACCATGTTCTTCCTCCCCATCCCCATATTCACATACATGATCAAGTATGGTCTACCCACTGTAATCATCCTACCCCACATCCATATCCACCTTCCATCatccaaaccttaaacccacCATCATTTATCATGAAACCTTCCTTATTACAACACCAAATACTAGaggaaaataaatataaacatgaactagaagaagaaaaagaagaagaattagGAGCAATGAAAGAGATGATGTACCGGATTGCAGTTATGCAACCCGTGGATATTGACCCGGCTACTATCCGTAAGCCCAAAAGAAGAAATGTCCGGATCAGCAACGACCCACAAAGTGTAGCAGCTCGTCATAGAAGGGAGAAGATATCCGAAAAGATACGGATCCTCCAACGTTTAGTACCCGGGGGTATTAAAATGGATACTGCCTCTATGCTTGAGGAGGCTATTTGTTATGTTAAGTTTCTTAAGAGACAAATCCGTCAACTTCAATCCGGATCCGGGTCCTCCATTCACCTCCCGGATCCAGTCCCTGACTATCCGGCCACCCAATGGTCACCTTTAGTGCCCTTGGGTTCCGGAAGCTCCAAACTTGTGCTTAGTAGGGATGAAGGGATGATATTTGAACAACATGGAGGTAATcag ATCGATGTATAA